Proteins from a single region of Mustela erminea isolate mMusErm1 chromosome X, mMusErm1.Pri, whole genome shotgun sequence:
- the IDS gene encoding iduronate 2-sulfatase isoform X3: MPPAGWCPLWLGLVLASVCTSLESAASSNSTTAPLNVLLIIVDDLRPSLGCYGDKLVRSPNIDQLASHSLLFQNAFAQQAVCAPSRVSFLTGRRPDTTRLYDFNSYWRVHAGNFSTIPQHFKENGYVTMSVGKVFHPGISSNYSDDSPFSWSVPPYHPSSEKYENTKTCRGPDGELHANLLCPVDVADVPEGTLPDKQSTEQAIRLLEKMKTSARPFFLAVGYHKPHIPFRYPKEFQKLYPLENITLAPDPQVPAGLPPVAYNPWMDIRQREDVQALNLSVPYGPIPVDFQRRIRQSYFASVSYLDTQVGHLLSALDDLQLANSTIIAFVSDHGWALGEHGEWAKYSNFDVATRVPLMFYVPGRTAPLLEAGEKLFPYIDPFDSIVELMEPGRQVTDLVELLSLFPTLAGLAGLHVPPRCPVPSFRVAQCREGQSLVKYFRFQDLDEDQYLPGMVGCRYTFIQEAGNNLL, from the exons ATGCCGCCAGCCGGCTGGTGCCCGCTTTGGCTTGGCTTGGTCTTGGCCTCAGTCTGCACCTCCCTTGAGTCTGCGGCGTCCAGCAACTCGACCACAG CTCCTCTGAATGTCCTTCTGATCATCGTGGATGACCTGCGCCCTTCCCTGGGCTGTTACGGGGACAAGCTGGTAAGGTCCCCAAACATTGATCAACTGGCATCCCACAGCCTCCTCTTCCAGAATGCCTTCGCCCAG CAAGCAGTGTGCGCCCCAAGCCGTGTGTCCTTCCTCACTGGGAGGAGACCAGACACCACCCGCCTGTATGACTTCAATTCCTACTGGAGGGTACATGCTGGAAACTTCTCTACCATCCCTCAGCACTTCAAGGAGAATGGCTACGTGACCATGTCGGTTGGAAAAGTCTTTCATCCTG gAATATCTTCCAATTACAGTGATGATTCTCCATTTAGTTGGTCTGTTCCACCTTATCATCCCTCCTCTGAAAAGTATGAAAACACCAAG ACATGCAGGGGGCCAGATGGAGAACTCCATGCCAACCTGCTTTGCCCCGTGGATGTGGCGGATGTGCCAGAGGGCACCTTGCCTGACAAGCAGAGCACCGAGCAAGCGATACGCTTGTTGGAAAAGATGAAAACATCGGCCCGCCCTTTCTTCCTGGCTGTTGGGTATCATAAGCCGCACATCCCCTTCAGATACCCCAAG GAGTTTCAGAAGCTGTATCCCTTGGAGAACATCACCCTGGCTCCTGATCCCCAGGTCCCTGCTGGCCTCCCTCCTGTGGCCTACAACCCCTGGATGGACATCAGGCAGCGGGAGGACGTCCAGGCCTTGAACCTCAGTGTGCCCTATGGCCCAATTCCTGTGGATTTTCAG CGGAGAATCCGTCAGAGCTACTTTGCCTCCGTTTCATATTTGGATACACAGGTTGGCCACCTTCTGAGTGCTTTGGATGATCTCCAGCTGGCCAATAGCACCATCATCGCGTTTGTCTCTGATCATG GGTGGGCTCTCGGTGAACACGGAGAGTGGGCCAAATACAGCAATTTTGACGTCGCCACTCGCGTGCCCTTGATGTTCTATGTTCCTGGGAGGACAGCTCCGCTTCTGGAGGCAGGCGAGAAGCTTTTCCCTTACATCGACCCTTTCGATTCCATCGTGGAGTTGATGGAGCCAG GCCGGCAAGTCACGGACCTCGTGGaacttctgtctctcttccccacGCTCGCGGGACTTGCAGGACTGCACGTGCCGCCTCGCTGTCCTGTTCCCTCATTTCGTGTGGCGCAGTGCCGAGAAGGCCAGAGCCTTGTGAAGTATTtccgattccaggacctggacgAGGACCAGTACCTTC CGGGAATGGTTGGTTGCAGGTATACATTTATCCAGGAGGCAGGAAATAATCTTCTTTGA
- the IDS gene encoding iduronate 2-sulfatase isoform X2 — translation MPPAGWCPLWLGLVLASVCTSLESAASSNSTTAPLNVLLIIVDDLRPSLGCYGDKLVRSPNIDQLASHSLLFQNAFAQQAVCAPSRVSFLTGRRPDTTRLYDFNSYWRVHAGNFSTIPQHFKENGYVTMSVGKVFHPGISSNYSDDSPFSWSVPPYHPSSEKYENTKTCRGPDGELHANLLCPVDVADVPEGTLPDKQSTEQAIRLLEKMKTSARPFFLAVGYHKPHIPFRYPKEFQKLYPLENITLAPDPQVPAGLPPVAYNPWMDIRQREDVQALNLSVPYGPIPVDFQRRIRQSYFASVSYLDTQVGHLLSALDDLQLANSTIIAFVSDHGWALGEHGEWAKYSNFDVATRVPLMFYVPGRTAPLLEAGEKLFPYIDPFDSIVELMEPGRQVTDLVELLSLFPTLAGLAGLHVPPRCPVPSFRVAQCREGQSLVKYFRFQDLDEDQYLHGNPRMVGCRYTFIQEAGNNLL, via the exons ATGCCGCCAGCCGGCTGGTGCCCGCTTTGGCTTGGCTTGGTCTTGGCCTCAGTCTGCACCTCCCTTGAGTCTGCGGCGTCCAGCAACTCGACCACAG CTCCTCTGAATGTCCTTCTGATCATCGTGGATGACCTGCGCCCTTCCCTGGGCTGTTACGGGGACAAGCTGGTAAGGTCCCCAAACATTGATCAACTGGCATCCCACAGCCTCCTCTTCCAGAATGCCTTCGCCCAG CAAGCAGTGTGCGCCCCAAGCCGTGTGTCCTTCCTCACTGGGAGGAGACCAGACACCACCCGCCTGTATGACTTCAATTCCTACTGGAGGGTACATGCTGGAAACTTCTCTACCATCCCTCAGCACTTCAAGGAGAATGGCTACGTGACCATGTCGGTTGGAAAAGTCTTTCATCCTG gAATATCTTCCAATTACAGTGATGATTCTCCATTTAGTTGGTCTGTTCCACCTTATCATCCCTCCTCTGAAAAGTATGAAAACACCAAG ACATGCAGGGGGCCAGATGGAGAACTCCATGCCAACCTGCTTTGCCCCGTGGATGTGGCGGATGTGCCAGAGGGCACCTTGCCTGACAAGCAGAGCACCGAGCAAGCGATACGCTTGTTGGAAAAGATGAAAACATCGGCCCGCCCTTTCTTCCTGGCTGTTGGGTATCATAAGCCGCACATCCCCTTCAGATACCCCAAG GAGTTTCAGAAGCTGTATCCCTTGGAGAACATCACCCTGGCTCCTGATCCCCAGGTCCCTGCTGGCCTCCCTCCTGTGGCCTACAACCCCTGGATGGACATCAGGCAGCGGGAGGACGTCCAGGCCTTGAACCTCAGTGTGCCCTATGGCCCAATTCCTGTGGATTTTCAG CGGAGAATCCGTCAGAGCTACTTTGCCTCCGTTTCATATTTGGATACACAGGTTGGCCACCTTCTGAGTGCTTTGGATGATCTCCAGCTGGCCAATAGCACCATCATCGCGTTTGTCTCTGATCATG GGTGGGCTCTCGGTGAACACGGAGAGTGGGCCAAATACAGCAATTTTGACGTCGCCACTCGCGTGCCCTTGATGTTCTATGTTCCTGGGAGGACAGCTCCGCTTCTGGAGGCAGGCGAGAAGCTTTTCCCTTACATCGACCCTTTCGATTCCATCGTGGAGTTGATGGAGCCAG GCCGGCAAGTCACGGACCTCGTGGaacttctgtctctcttccccacGCTCGCGGGACTTGCAGGACTGCACGTGCCGCCTCGCTGTCCTGTTCCCTCATTTCGTGTGGCGCAGTGCCGAGAAGGCCAGAGCCTTGTGAAGTATTtccgattccaggacctggacgAGGACCAGTACCTTCATGGTAATCCCC GAATGGTTGGTTGCAGGTATACATTTATCCAGGAGGCAGGAAATAATCTTCTTTGA
- the IDS gene encoding iduronate 2-sulfatase isoform X1 has product MPPAGWCPLWLGLVLASVCTSLESAASSNSTTAPLNVLLIIVDDLRPSLGCYGDKLVRSPNIDQLASHSLLFQNAFAQQAVCAPSRVSFLTGRRPDTTRLYDFNSYWRVHAGNFSTIPQHFKENGYVTMSVGKVFHPGISSNYSDDSPFSWSVPPYHPSSEKYENTKTCRGPDGELHANLLCPVDVADVPEGTLPDKQSTEQAIRLLEKMKTSARPFFLAVGYHKPHIPFRYPKEFQKLYPLENITLAPDPQVPAGLPPVAYNPWMDIRQREDVQALNLSVPYGPIPVDFQRRIRQSYFASVSYLDTQVGHLLSALDDLQLANSTIIAFVSDHGWALGEHGEWAKYSNFDVATRVPLMFYVPGRTAPLLEAGEKLFPYIDPFDSIVELMEPGRQVTDLVELLSLFPTLAGLAGLHVPPRCPVPSFRVAQCREGQSLVKYFRFQDLDEDQYLHGNPRESIAYSQYPRPADSPQWNSDKPSLKDIKVMGYSIRTIDYRYTVWVGFNPREFLANFSDVHAGELYFVDSDPLQDHNMYNDSRGRDLLQSLMP; this is encoded by the exons ATGCCGCCAGCCGGCTGGTGCCCGCTTTGGCTTGGCTTGGTCTTGGCCTCAGTCTGCACCTCCCTTGAGTCTGCGGCGTCCAGCAACTCGACCACAG CTCCTCTGAATGTCCTTCTGATCATCGTGGATGACCTGCGCCCTTCCCTGGGCTGTTACGGGGACAAGCTGGTAAGGTCCCCAAACATTGATCAACTGGCATCCCACAGCCTCCTCTTCCAGAATGCCTTCGCCCAG CAAGCAGTGTGCGCCCCAAGCCGTGTGTCCTTCCTCACTGGGAGGAGACCAGACACCACCCGCCTGTATGACTTCAATTCCTACTGGAGGGTACATGCTGGAAACTTCTCTACCATCCCTCAGCACTTCAAGGAGAATGGCTACGTGACCATGTCGGTTGGAAAAGTCTTTCATCCTG gAATATCTTCCAATTACAGTGATGATTCTCCATTTAGTTGGTCTGTTCCACCTTATCATCCCTCCTCTGAAAAGTATGAAAACACCAAG ACATGCAGGGGGCCAGATGGAGAACTCCATGCCAACCTGCTTTGCCCCGTGGATGTGGCGGATGTGCCAGAGGGCACCTTGCCTGACAAGCAGAGCACCGAGCAAGCGATACGCTTGTTGGAAAAGATGAAAACATCGGCCCGCCCTTTCTTCCTGGCTGTTGGGTATCATAAGCCGCACATCCCCTTCAGATACCCCAAG GAGTTTCAGAAGCTGTATCCCTTGGAGAACATCACCCTGGCTCCTGATCCCCAGGTCCCTGCTGGCCTCCCTCCTGTGGCCTACAACCCCTGGATGGACATCAGGCAGCGGGAGGACGTCCAGGCCTTGAACCTCAGTGTGCCCTATGGCCCAATTCCTGTGGATTTTCAG CGGAGAATCCGTCAGAGCTACTTTGCCTCCGTTTCATATTTGGATACACAGGTTGGCCACCTTCTGAGTGCTTTGGATGATCTCCAGCTGGCCAATAGCACCATCATCGCGTTTGTCTCTGATCATG GGTGGGCTCTCGGTGAACACGGAGAGTGGGCCAAATACAGCAATTTTGACGTCGCCACTCGCGTGCCCTTGATGTTCTATGTTCCTGGGAGGACAGCTCCGCTTCTGGAGGCAGGCGAGAAGCTTTTCCCTTACATCGACCCTTTCGATTCCATCGTGGAGTTGATGGAGCCAG GCCGGCAAGTCACGGACCTCGTGGaacttctgtctctcttccccacGCTCGCGGGACTTGCAGGACTGCACGTGCCGCCTCGCTGTCCTGTTCCCTCATTTCGTGTGGCGCAGTGCCGAGAAGGCCAGAGCCTTGTGAAGTATTtccgattccaggacctggacgAGGACCAGTACCTTCATGGTAATCCCCGTGAGTCTATTGCCTATAGCCAGTACCCCCGGCCTGCAGACTCTCCCCAGTGGAATTCTGACAAGCCGAGCTTAAAAGATATAAAGGTCATGGGCTATTCCATACGCACAATAGACTATCGGTACACTGTGTGGGTTGGTTTCAATCCCCGTGAGTTTCTGGCTAACTTTTCCGATGTCCACGCAGGGGAACTGTATTTTGTTGATTCTGACCCTTTGCAGGACCACAACATGTATAATGACTCCCGGGGCAGAGACCTCCTCCAATCACTGATGCCATGA